A DNA window from Pogona vitticeps strain Pit_001003342236 chromosome 2, PviZW2.1, whole genome shotgun sequence contains the following coding sequences:
- the LOC144587286 gene encoding uncharacterized protein LOC144587286 yields the protein MECGKSFNHSGKRIFHQRTHTGEKPYKCIECGKSFSWNSNLRSHQRTHTREKPYKCMECGNSFNRSDALRLHQRTHTGEKPYKCMECGKSFSHNSTLSLHQRTHTGERLHKCIECGKSFSWNGNLRSHQRTHTGEKPYTVVPRLTGAPFNDEST from the coding sequence gagcttcaatcacagTGGTAAACGTAttttccatcaaagaactcacacaggggagaaaccatataaatgtatagaatgtggaaagagcttcagttggaATAgtaatcttaggtcacatcaaaggacccatacaagggagaaaccatataaatgcatggaatgtggaaacagctttaatcgcagtgatgcccttaggttacatcaaaggactcacacaggggagaaaccatataaatgcatggaatgtggaaagagcttcagtcacaacaGTACCCTTAgtttgcatcaaagaactcacacaggggagagactacataaatgcatagaatgtggaaagagcttcagttggaATGGTAATCTtcggtcacatcaaagaacccatactggggagaaaccatatacagtggtgcctcgcttaacgggcgccccgtttaacgacgaatccacatag